A stretch of Microtus pennsylvanicus isolate mMicPen1 chromosome 5, mMicPen1.hap1, whole genome shotgun sequence DNA encodes these proteins:
- the LOC142850666 gene encoding membrane-spanning 4-domains subfamily A member 12-like: MSQNKRPIVYVIKEEIKALGAAQIMLGLIQSALGCLWFFLYHLEDETHSVGPVLMSIIIIYMFASGSFFINSGSSSVVQGDASACQLVLGIVMNTISIFVAIIGIIIFAIEFPAFEALGEQYIWSNMAGMMLLQISIFCTISELVITVITVDLFRNTFHRPRLWDEGSLTNLDLPGPCVEDSVALPSSYLFELPAHQEENSITSNPNHQHCWYWFGYLHPS; this comes from the exons ATGTCACAGAATAAAAGACCAATAGTTTATGTCATAAAAGAAGAGATAAAAGCATTGGGG GCTGCACAAATAATGCTTGGCCTAATTCAAAGTGCACTGGGGTGTCTCTGGTTCTTTTTGTACCATCTAGAAGATGAGACTCACAGTGTCGGTCCTGTCCTGATGTCAATTATCATCATTTACATGTTTGCGTCTGGATCATTT TTCATCAACTCAGGATCCAGCAGTGTAGTCCAGGGTGATGCTTCAGCATGTCAG CTTGTGTTAGGAATTGTAATGAACACCATAAGTATCTTCGTGGCAATTATTGGAATAATCATATTTGCCATTGAGTTTCCAGCTTTTGAAGCCCTGGGAGAGCAGTACATTTGGTCAAAT ATGGCTGGCATGATGCTTCTGCAGATCTCCATCTTCTGTACCATCTCAGAGCTGGTCATTACAGTCATCACAGTCGATTTGTTCAGAAACACGTTTCATCGACCCAGACTCTGGGATGAAG GGTCTCTTACTAACCTGGACCTCCCAG GTCCATGTGTTGAAGACTCGGTTGCTCTTCCATCTTCCTATCTCTTCGAGCTACCTGCCCACCAGGAAGAGAACAGTATCACCTCAAATCCAAACCACCAGCACTGCTGGTATTGGTTTGGATATCTGCACCCCTCCTGA